CTCGCGGCCTTCGTGCAACTCGCGTTCGCGCGCCCTGCTCCCGCGTGGCTGTCCGTCTCCCCCGATGCGCCGACGCTCGCGCCGCACGTCGCGCGGCGCATCGCGAGCGAAACGCATCCCGTTGCGGGCGCGCGCGTGACGAGCACGCTCGACGCGAAACTCCAGCGCTTCGCAAGCGATACGCTCACGCGCACGCTGGTCGAACTAAACGCGCCCGCGCATCCGCGCAACGTGCACGACGGCGCCGTGGTCGTACTCGATAACGCGACGGGCGAAGTACTTGCGTGGGTCGGCTCGTCGGGTGGACTGTCGGGCGCGCGCGATGTCGATGGCGTGCTCGCGCGCCGCCAGGCGGGCTCGACGCTCAAGCCGTTCCTCTATGCACAGGCCATCGACGAACGGCGCCTCACCACGGCCTCGCTGCTCGACGACGCGCCACTCGATCTGGCGGCGGGCGGCGGCCTGTATATACCTCAAAACTACGACAAGGACTTCAAGGGCTGGGTCAGCGTGCGCACGGCGCTCGGCTCGTCGCTGAACGTGCCTGCCGTGCGCACGCTCGTGATGGTCACGCCGCATCGCTTCGCGAAGACGCTCACCGCGCTCGGCTTGCCGCTCGAGCAAAGCGGCGACTACTACGGCTACTCCCTGGCGCTCGGCAGCGCGGATGTGACGCTGCTGTCGCTGACCAATGCGTATCGCGCGCTGGCCAACGGCGGGCTCGCCGCGCCGGCTGTCGACCTGCCGCGCCGCACGCCGCCCGCCCCGCTCGCGCGGCAACGCGTGTTCAGCGCCGACGCGAGCTACATCATCACAACCGTTCTGTCCGACAACAATGCGCGCACGCGCACGTTCGGCTTCGACAGTCCGCTCGCGACGCGCTTTTTCTCGGCTGTGAAGACGGGCACCAGCAAGGACATGCGCGACAACTGGACAGTCGGCTATACGTCGCGCTACACGGTCGGCGTGTGGGTCGGCAACGCGGATGGCCAGCCGATGTGGGACGTGTCCGGCGTGACGGGTGCGGCGCCGATCTGGGCCGCTATCGTCGGCTATCTGCACCGGCGCGTGCCGAGCGTCGCGCCGCGTGCGCCGGCAGGTGTCGTGCAGACGCGCGTGCGCTTCGACGGCAATATCGAGCCCGCGCGCAACGAGTGGTTCGTCGACGGCACGCAAACGCAGACAGTCGGGCTGGCTGCGAACGCCGTTTCATCCGACGACGCGAGCGACGTCGCGCGCGCATCGGGCAAGGCGGCCGCTTCGGCTTCGAATGCCGCGCCGCGCATCGGCTCGCCGACGGACGGCACGCTGTTCGCGCTCGATCCCGACATTCCCGCCACACGCCAGCGGGTCGTGTTCGAACGCGCGAGCGGCGCGTCGGGGCGCGCCAACTGGCGCCTCGACGGCAAGCCGATCGGCGGCGAAGCACGCGTGCTGTGGCTGCCGTGGCCGGGACGCCATGTGCTCGAACTCGTCAATGCGGATGGCTCGAGCGCCGATTCGGTGCGCTTCGAGGTGCGCGGCGCGACCGCGCACCAGGCCGTGCCGCCGCGCGCCGGCAAGCCGGGTACGGCACACGCCCGCGCGGCGTCACAGCCCGCTCAAACTCCTCTGACATCCCCGCTGCAAGACAGCACAACGAACGGGCAAAAGCTTTAAATTTGGTGAGCTTGCATTGCCTTGTCATGATGCGAACGGTATAAATCGGCCGATTCGCGCCTCGTCTCGCGCCGTTCGGTGAAAGAGGACAGCAAATTGTCCTATGCTTGAACGCAGTGCTTGCTCAAATGGAAGCGTCGTCCGTTCCCGGCTACCTGTTTGCCCTCAATGGAGTGATTGCCATGTTGAAAAAGCTGTTGATGCTGATCGCCGTGCTCGTCCTGTCGCTGTCGGCGGGATTGGCGGCCGCTGTCGAAGTCAATTCCGCCGACCAGGCCGCGCTTGAATCGGTCAAGGGCATCGGCCCCGTCCATGCCAAGGCGATCATCGACGAACGCACCAAAAATGGCCCATTCAAGGATGCCGACGACCTCGCCAACCGGGTCAAGGGCATCGGGCAAAAGTCGGTGAAGAATCTCGAAGCGGCTGGCCTGACGATCAACGGCTCGTCGGCGCCGCCGACAGGCGCACCCGCCAAGGCGCCGGCGGGCACGATGTCGAAGTCCGCACCCGCACCCGCCGCGACCACGGCGCAAACCCCGGCGCCTGCCGAGGCCGCCTCGGGCGG
This is a stretch of genomic DNA from Paraburkholderia caribensis. It encodes these proteins:
- the pbpC gene encoding penicillin-binding protein 1C, producing the protein MRECTDAIGCHALPKWRSGRIAFARIALCALLLAEPLAARALPAFDDVRTQWRSSDWLLLSRDGVPLQRTRIDKTERRGDWVALADVSPALREAIVVSEDKRFYEHSGVDWRGAAAAAWANLWNTRTRGASTVTMQLTGLLNDDRERSGQRSIAQKANQAVSALWLEHTWRKDQILEAYLNLVPFRGETIGLSALSITLFGKAPSGLDEREAAVAAALIRAPNAPYAKVGERACRILRDMQAPERCVNLAAFVQLAFARPAPAWLSVSPDAPTLAPHVARRIASETHPVAGARVTSTLDAKLQRFASDTLTRTLVELNAPAHPRNVHDGAVVVLDNATGEVLAWVGSSGGLSGARDVDGVLARRQAGSTLKPFLYAQAIDERRLTTASLLDDAPLDLAAGGGLYIPQNYDKDFKGWVSVRTALGSSLNVPAVRTLVMVTPHRFAKTLTALGLPLEQSGDYYGYSLALGSADVTLLSLTNAYRALANGGLAAPAVDLPRRTPPAPLARQRVFSADASYIITTVLSDNNARTRTFGFDSPLATRFFSAVKTGTSKDMRDNWTVGYTSRYTVGVWVGNADGQPMWDVSGVTGAAPIWAAIVGYLHRRVPSVAPRAPAGVVQTRVRFDGNIEPARNEWFVDGTQTQTVGLAANAVSSDDASDVARASGKAAASASNAAPRIGSPTDGTLFALDPDIPATRQRVVFERASGASGRANWRLDGKPIGGEARVLWLPWPGRHVLELVNADGSSADSVRFEVRGATAHQAVPPRAGKPGTAHARAASQPAQTPLTSPLQDSTTNGQKL
- a CDS encoding ComEA family DNA-binding protein, with the protein product MLKKLLMLIAVLVLSLSAGLAAAVEVNSADQAALESVKGIGPVHAKAIIDERTKNGPFKDADDLANRVKGIGQKSVKNLEAAGLTINGSSAPPTGAPAKAPAGTMSKSAPAPAATTAQTPAPAEAASGGKASKSKKSKADAAAAASAPATASDTTASKSKKSKKSKAASAASGV